In Bos indicus isolate NIAB-ARS_2022 breed Sahiwal x Tharparkar chromosome 2, NIAB-ARS_B.indTharparkar_mat_pri_1.0, whole genome shotgun sequence, a single genomic region encodes these proteins:
- the PPIL3 gene encoding peptidyl-prolyl cis-trans isomerase-like 3 isoform X1: MSVTLHTDVGDIKIEVFCERTPKTCENFLALCASNYYNGCIFHRNIKGFMVQTGDPTGTGRGGNSIWGKKFEDEYSEYLKHSVRGVVSMANNGPNTNGSQFFITYGKQPHLDMKYTVFGKVIDGLETLDELEKLPVNEKTYRPLNDVHIKDITIHANPFAQ, encoded by the exons atg tCGGTGACATTGCATACAGATGTAGGTGATATTAAAATAGAAGTCTTCTGTGAAAGGACACCCAAAACATGTGAA AATTTCTTGGCTCTTTGTGCCAGTAATTACTACAACGGCTGTATATTTCATAGAAATATCAAGGGTTTCATGGTTCAAACGGGAGATCCAACAG GTACTGGAAGGGGAGGTAACAGTATCTGGGGCAAGAAATTTGAAGACGAATATAGTGAATATCTTAAG CACAGTGTTAGAGGTGTTGTATCTATGGCTAATAATGGCCCAAATACCAATGGATCTCAGTTTTTCATCACCTATGGGAAGCAGCCACATCTGGACATGAAATACACAGTATTTGGCAA GGTGATAGATGGTCTGGAGACTCTAGATGAACTGGAGAAGTTACCCGTAAACGAGAAGACATATCGACCTCTTAATGATGTACACATTAAGGACATAACTATTCATGCCAACCCATTTGCCCAGTAG
- the PPIL3 gene encoding peptidyl-prolyl cis-trans isomerase-like 3 isoform X2, which translates to MNFLALCASNYYNGCIFHRNIKGFMVQTGDPTGTGRGGNSIWGKKFEDEYSEYLKHSVRGVVSMANNGPNTNGSQFFITYGKQPHLDMKYTVFGKVIDGLETLDELEKLPVNEKTYRPLNDVHIKDITIHANPFAQ; encoded by the exons atg AATTTCTTGGCTCTTTGTGCCAGTAATTACTACAACGGCTGTATATTTCATAGAAATATCAAGGGTTTCATGGTTCAAACGGGAGATCCAACAG GTACTGGAAGGGGAGGTAACAGTATCTGGGGCAAGAAATTTGAAGACGAATATAGTGAATATCTTAAG CACAGTGTTAGAGGTGTTGTATCTATGGCTAATAATGGCCCAAATACCAATGGATCTCAGTTTTTCATCACCTATGGGAAGCAGCCACATCTGGACATGAAATACACAGTATTTGGCAA GGTGATAGATGGTCTGGAGACTCTAGATGAACTGGAGAAGTTACCCGTAAACGAGAAGACATATCGACCTCTTAATGATGTACACATTAAGGACATAACTATTCATGCCAACCCATTTGCCCAGTAG
- the NIF3L1 gene encoding NIF3-like protein 1 — translation MLSSRVRLVTTTARLVHSLIYSSSRSFMDLKALLSSLNDFASLSFAESWDNVGLLVEPSPPHTVNTLFLTNDLTEEVMEEALQKKADLILSYHPPIFQPMKRITWKTWKERLVIRALENRVGIYSPHTAYDAAPQGVNSWLAKGLGVCTSRPIHPSKAPDCPTEGTHRVEFSVTHTQDLDKVISALKEIAGVSVTSFSARTDDEEQTRLSLNCTQQALMQVVAFLSQNRQFYQKTEILSLEKPLLLYTGMGRLCTLDESVSLETMIERIKSHLKLSHVRLALGIGKTLESPVKVVALCAGSGSSVLQGTDADLYLTGEMSHHDVLDAASQGISVILCEHSNTERGFLSDLRDMLDAHLENKINIILSETDRDPLHVI, via the exons ATGTTGTCATCTCGTGTACGCCTGGTCACCACGACAGCCCGCCTGGTGCATTCCCTGATCTACAGTTCTTCCCGTTCCTTCATGGATCTGAAGgctctcctttcctccttgaaTGACTTTGCATCCCTCTCATTTGCTGAGAGCTGGGACAATGTTGGATTACTGGTGGAACCGAGCCCACCACACACTGTAAACACGCTCTTCCTGACCAATGACTTGACTGAGGAAGTGATGGAGGAGGCGCTGCAGAAGAAGGCGGATCTCATCCTCTCCTACCATCCGCCTATTTTCCAACCCATGAAGCGCATCACCTGGAAAACATGGAAGGAGCGCCTGGTAATCCGGGCACTGGAGAACAGAGTTGGGATCTACTCTCCTCACACCGCCTATGACGCTGCTCCTCAGGGAGTCAACAGCTGGCTGGCTAAGGGGCTTG gtgtTTGCACCTCCAggcccatccatccttccaaagcTCCTGACTGCCCCACGGAGGGAACTCACAGAGTAGAATTCAGTGTTACCCACACCCAAGACCTGGACAAAGTCATTTCTGCACTGAAAGAGATTGCAGGTGTATCTGTTACTTCTTTTTCTGCTAG gactgatgatgaagaaCAAACACGGCTCAGTCTGAATTGTACTCAGCAAGCTTTGATGCAGGTGGTGGCTTTTCTTTCCCAGAATAGGCAGTTTTATCAGAAGACTGAAATTCTGTCACTAGAGAAG CCTCTACTTCTCTATACTGGGATGGGACGGTTATGCACACTGGATGAGTCTGTCTCCTTGGAAACTATGATTGAGCGAATCAAAAGTCACCTAAAACTATCTCATGTTCGCCTTGCTCTTGGAATAGGGAAGACCTTAG AGTCCCCAGTCAAAGTCGTGGCTCTGTGCGCTGGTTCTGGGAGCAGCGTCCTGCAGGGGACAGATGCCGACCTTTATCTCACAG GTGAGATGTCCCACCATGATGTTCTGGATGCTGCTTCCCAAGGAATAAGTGTCATCCTCTGTGAACACAGCAACACTGAACGAGGCTTTCTTTCTGATCTTCGAGATATGCTGGATGCTCACTTGGAGAATAAGATTAATATTATCCTGTCAGAAACAGACAGGGACCCTCTTCATGTGATATAA